CGACGGCTGTCTCTACTTCAGCGTAGGCGGTCATCAGAATGATGGGGATCCGGGGCTGCTGGACTCTCATGATTTTCAGCGCTTCTATACCGCACATTTCCGGCATACGGATGTCCATCAGCACCACGTCTGGCTCTATTTCTTCAAAGCATTGCAGTGCGGCCTGGCCGTTGCTGGCACTGTGTGTTTCATGCCCTTGCAGGGAAAATGCGGTGGCAAGCATACGGCGAACATTGTCTTCGTCATCAACGATGAGAATACGGTAGGTCGTTTTCATTCTGACGGATTTCCCTGCGGGTTGATCGGTAAAATAAGGGTGAAGGTTGCGCCGCAGCCAGGCATGCTGGCAACGTGAATATCCCCCTGATGCGCATTGATAATGCGCTGGCTCAGCGCCAGTCCAAGACCGGTTCCTGAGGCTTTAGTCGTAAAAAAGGGATCAAATATTTTCTTCTGTAAGGCGGTATCAATACCGCAGCCATTATCCTCAATCATCACTGCCTGCTGCGAAGCCGTGTACTGCCAGGTGCGGATGCGAATTTCACCTCGCGCACCTATAGCCTGCACAGCATTAATTAAAATATTCAGGATCACCTGCTTGAGGAGTTCGCGATCGGCGACGATTGCCGGCAGGTTGACATCGAATTCCGTTGTAAAGGCAATACGCGCCTGAATGCCGGAGGTTTGTACGAGGATCAGCGTCTCTTCAATCAGCGCATTGAGCCGAACTTGCTGCCACTGGCTTTGTCGCGGGCGAGAGAAATCCAGCAGTTGTTGGATAACTTTATTAATTGAATCAATTTCATTCAGCACAACGGATAAGTATTCCTGATGTTCCGGCAATGAAGTTTGCTGACGAATAATCTGTACATAACCGCGAATTGCCGTCAGCGGGTTTCTGACCTCATGGGCGACGCCGGCCATCAGTTCTCCGAGGGTGGCGAGTCTTTCCGTTTGCGCCAGTCGGCGCTGTGTCTCTTTGCGGGCGGTTAAATCCGAGAAGATAACCAGAGCGCCGATCAGCTCGCCATGGGCGTTATGGATCCGGCTGGTGGTGACGCTTATCTCAAGGGTGCGTTCACGGCCCGGAAAGCTAACCTCCTGGGCCACATGTTCGGTCCCATACTCGAGGGTATCCAGCACCGGACTATAGAATTGGGTGTTGGCAAACAGCTTCGCATAGGATTGACCGACCAGCTCATGCAGCTTATAGCCCGTTATCTGCTCCGCTGCCGGGTTCATGGTGGTGACGTCGCCCTGTCTGTCGATAGCAATAACGCCGTCCGCCGCGTTTTCAATAATCAGGTCGTTAAGCGTTTTGGTTTCCCGTAGCGTTTGTGCCAGTGCATTGACGCTGCGGCTGATTTGCCCCAGCTCACCAGGCAGGTCAGGCAGTCGGGTTGGTGTTTTTTGCGCCAGGGTTGAGAGTCCGTCAGTGATGATGTCGATATTGGCACTGAGTCGGCGTGAAAAGAGAACGATAAGTAGCAGGCTGCTGATTAATCCAGCAGCCAGCACAGCCATGATCCTGACGTCCATTTTCCAGGCCTGCTGGCGAATGTCTTCTGTCAGTTCGTTGGCCCAGATATAACCAATGACTTCCCCCTGCCGTTCTATCGGGATCATGGAGTTGAGTATGTCTCCGCGAACTTGTCGCCCGGAATAGACTACGGGATTGTTGCTGCCCATCACGTCACGTCCGGGATGATCGGCGGCGATGGTGGTGCCAACATTCCCTTGATAGAAAGCAGAGGGTGCGTAGGTGATAATGGCATCCAGCGCTTTGTTGTAATACCCCGCACCAACGCCAGGAAATGCACGGGTAATACGCTCAGTGATGGGGCTTAGCTCGGCATTAAGTGCGCGAATACGCTCTTCACGCGGCAGATTATCGTAGTCGCTAAAGCGATCGCCCAGCGCATCGTTAAGCAGATGCACCACTGCCGACAATTTTTTCTCTTTTTCGGATAAGACTGCTGAACGGCCTTCGGTTTCTACGATATAACCTATAGATATCGTCGGCACAATGACCATCAGAATGGCCATCATGATCATTTGGTTGCGTAATCGTCGCGGGGTTAAACGACGAATCAGCCATCTCAGGTCGCACATTCTGACATCCGTGTAGTGTTTTTTAGGCAAACGATGATTATCAGGGGTTGAGATAACAGTTTCTCAGCGGTGCATCATATTCCCGTCATGAGAGACCATTGCGACGTCGGTCATTTACCGCTACCTTAATCACACTCTATTTACATCCTGAGGCGGAGCTTCGCCCTTTTGAAATACCTTGCTTCCTTTCGCACCACCCTGAAAGTGTCGCGCTACCTGTTCAGGGCGTTGGCGTTATTAATCTGGCTTTTGATTGCGTTTGCTTCGGTGTTTTACATCGTGAATGCGCTGCATCAGCGAGAGTCCGAAATTCGTCAGGAGTTTAACCTCAGTTCCGATCAAGCCCAGCGCTACATTCAGCGTACCTCAGACGTGATGAAAGAGCTGAAGTACATTGCTGAAAACCGCCTCACGGCGGAAAACGGCGTGATGTCTTCGCGGGCGCGGGACGAAAAGGTCGAGGTGCCCACTTTCGAGCCACTTTTCGCTGACTCCGACTGTGCAGCCATGAGCAATATGTGGCGGGGATCGCTGGAGTCGCTGTCCTGGTTTATGCGCTACTGGCGCGACAATTTCTCCGCTGCTTACGACCTGAATCGCGTATTTCTGATCGGTAGCGATAACCTCTGTATGGCGAATTTTGGTCTGCGCGATATGCCAGTTGAGCGTGATGCGGCGTTGAAAGCACTGCACGAGCGTATCGTTAAGTACCGTAATGCTCCACAGGAAGAGAGCGGGAATAACCTCTTTTGGATAGGTCAGGGTCCGCGGCCGGGCATCGGCTATTTTTATGCGCTGACGCCGGTCTATCTGG
This Citrobacter enshiensis DNA region includes the following protein-coding sequences:
- the atoS gene encoding two-component system sensor histidine kinase AtoS, encoding MCDLRWLIRRLTPRRLRNQMIMMAILMVIVPTISIGYIVETEGRSAVLSEKEKKLSAVVHLLNDALGDRFSDYDNLPREERIRALNAELSPITERITRAFPGVGAGYYNKALDAIITYAPSAFYQGNVGTTIAADHPGRDVMGSNNPVVYSGRQVRGDILNSMIPIERQGEVIGYIWANELTEDIRQQAWKMDVRIMAVLAAGLISSLLLIVLFSRRLSANIDIITDGLSTLAQKTPTRLPDLPGELGQISRSVNALAQTLRETKTLNDLIIENAADGVIAIDRQGDVTTMNPAAEQITGYKLHELVGQSYAKLFANTQFYSPVLDTLEYGTEHVAQEVSFPGRERTLEISVTTSRIHNAHGELIGALVIFSDLTARKETQRRLAQTERLATLGELMAGVAHEVRNPLTAIRGYVQIIRQQTSLPEHQEYLSVVLNEIDSINKVIQQLLDFSRPRQSQWQQVRLNALIEETLILVQTSGIQARIAFTTEFDVNLPAIVADRELLKQVILNILINAVQAIGARGEIRIRTWQYTASQQAVMIEDNGCGIDTALQKKIFDPFFTTKASGTGLGLALSQRIINAHQGDIHVASMPGCGATFTLILPINPQGNPSE